A single window of Canis lupus familiaris isolate Mischka breed German Shepherd chromosome 7, alternate assembly UU_Cfam_GSD_1.0, whole genome shotgun sequence DNA harbors:
- the TNNT2 gene encoding troponin T, cardiac muscle, producing the protein MSDLEEVAEEYEEEQEEQEEEAAEEAGGEAATEETNAEGDGQEGEAKEAEDGPVEESKPKPRPFMPNLVPPKIPDGERVDFDDIHRKRMEKDLNELQTLIEAHFENRKKEEEELISLKDRIEKRRAERAEQQRIRNEREKERQTRLAEERARREEEENRRKAEDEARKKKALSNMMHFGGYIQKAQTERKSGKRQTEREKKKKILAERRKVLAIDHLNEDQLREKAKELWQSIYNLEAEKFDLQEKFKQQKYEINVLRNRINDNQKVSKTRGKAKVTGRWK; encoded by the exons GGAGCAGGAAG agcaggaagaggaggccgcagaggaggcaggaggtgagGCTGCGACGGAGGAGACCAACGCGGAAG GAGATGGCCAGGAAGGCGAGGCTAAAGAGGCCGAAG ATGGCCCGGTGGAGGAGTCCAAACCAAAGCCCAG GCCATTCATGCCCAACCTGGTGCCACCCAAGATCCCAGATGGAGAGAGAGTAGACTTTGAC GACATCCACCGGAAGCGCATGGAGAAGGACCTGAACGAACTGCAGACGCTGATCGAGGCTCACTTtgagaacaggaagaaagaggaggaggagctgatTTCACTCAAAGACAGGATT GAGAAGCGGCGGGCCGAGCGGGCCGAGCAGCAGCGCATCCGGAACGAGCGGGAGAAGGAGCGTCAGACTCGCCTGGCT GAGGAGAGAGCCCGacgagaggaggaggagaacaggAGGAAGGCCGAGGACGAGGCCCGGAAGAAGAAGGCGTTGTCCAACATGATGCACTTTGGGGGCTACATCCAGAAG GCCCAG ACCGAGCGGAAAAGTGGGAAGAGGCAGACGGAGcgggaaaagaagaagaagattctGGCTGAGAGGAGGAAGGTGCTGGCCATCGACCACCTGAACGAGGACCAGCTGAG GGAGAAGGCCAAGGAACTGTGGCAGAGCATCTACAACCTGGAGGCCGAGAAGTTCGACCTGCAGGAGAAGTTCAAGCAGCAGAAATACGAA ATCAATGTTCTCCGGAACAGAATCAATGATAACCAGAAAGT CTCCAAGACCCGCGGGAAGGCCAAGGTCACCGGGCGCTGGAAGTAG